CGTTTATGTTATACTGTGATATgaagttttctttaaaGGCATACGTGAGTAACGTTTCACACCATTGCATTTGTATCTCAGGAGTAAAGTTTGAAGAGTCGTTGATAGTCTTCTTGTACACTTGATAAAAGGCTAAGGCCTCCGATGAGTATGTAGAGAGTTCATCTTTACTACCAGAAGAGTCATTAGTCTCAGTCTTTGTGATGTTGTTAGAGGTTGATTGGTTGATTTTTTGTGGTGGGACGGGTCTATTTTCCAAAGGTCGTATGGGAGCTTTTTCCTCTGTTCtgtaaattttttcttgcaatGTTTTAGCCTCAGATTCCTCATAAGGTGGTGGCGCTGAACTGTCCCTTAAAGTCTCTGCTATTCGGCTTCCATTACCAATAGATATTTCTTGAGCAGTTGGTGTGCTCAAACCGCCTTTTGTGGAACTAAAGTTGAAGGGAAGTTCATATCTATTGCTGATGCTATTACTATCGTTACTATTATCTCCTATTTCACCTACTGACTTGGaattaaaaatatacatgCCATTATTACTGTTTATAGTAACCGGAGTGCCTAATTGACCACCATCGACATTGCTATCTGTAAAATTCAACGCACTCAAAGAcagtgatagtgatgaggatgatgaaGGAGACGTAAATGGAATGGCTGGTGTGAGCTCGATTATAGGGTCATCCACTGGATAGGGTGCAGGTACTATATTTTGAGCGGGCAAACCATGCCTATCTGAATTGGAATTTCCTAGTTTGTGCGAGGACTCCCGTACCCTCAGTGGTGGAAACATATTAATGTGCTTATCATACGGGTTTGATTGTGGTTGTGTGTGGTTGGCCATTATTGACTGTACTGAAAGAAAGTATTAAAACGTGGTGATATACTCTAGACAAAAGAATAGAGAGAAATACAAGAAGAAACGGAGTCAAAACCTACTTCATATAAAGGGACGCTTCTTATATCCAGTCTACCACGTTCTTGTATAAAACTTGAGCAACTCAAACTAAACTACCGCCCTATCTGCTTATTTCGTAAGCACCAACTTCCAGTATTGATGTTCATGTTAAACCATCTTTAATAGTCTTGATAATTAATTAGTcgtcaatttttgaaactagGTCTTTGACTTTATAGGCACTCAAGCCTAATTGTTTTTCCTTAACCCTAAATAgtagtttctttttgttcagTAAGTCCTACTCcgaaaatcaaaatagACCTAGGgtgttgttttttttgaacagaAAATATAGAGCACTTAgctaaaaagaagaaaggtCAGTGTAAGcaaagagagaaaagagaaaatacaGAAGTATTCTCCTTAGACCTTACTAAAAGCGTTTGAGAGTGCGGTGTATTATTCTAAATTATGTTTCGTCTGGGATTTATGCCCAAATGGGTCCCAAAAAATGAGCTTTTTGGTTTGACAAATGCAATTCGTGGAGGACATAAGAGATTCTATGCTCTCGCTTCCGAAGAACTATCAAGAAAGACAGTAAAACCAGTGGACTCGAGGAAGACGTTTCTCATAGATACTTACAAGCATTTAATGGAGAACAGCTCCATGGTTCTTTTCGTACATTATAATAATCTTTCCAAGACGGAAGATCACCATTTCAGATTCAAGATTAAGCAAACCGGGGGGAAACTCACGAAGGTAAGAAACAACTTGTTTGAGGtctatttgaaaaattcacaTTTACCCGATCCATGTGGCTTCGTGAGACGCAAAGAGCAAAATTGGAAGCATCCCCTATTGCCACTGCTAAAGGGCCCCACGGCCACCATTACGTATGAAGACGCTAACCCTCAACAAGTGGCTAAGTTATTGAAGATGTTGAAGTTGGCACAGGATAAATTATTAGTAATTGGTGCCAAAGTGGAGAATCAAGTTCTAAACGCGGAAAAGTTGAACATTTTCAAGACCCTCCCCACAAAGCCGGAAATGCAATCCCAGTTGGTTAGCGTGTTACAAATGCTAAGTGGGCTCGGCTTGGTTCGCACATTGGAAAGTGGTTCGAATGCGCTGTACTTGACACTGAAATCTCACCAGGATAACCAGAACCCGAAAGAGAATGTGGAATCAGATGCCGCcccaaaatcaaaagattcAGAGTGAAAAGGCTTGTCATTTTACAACTTTTATAAAGGCTTTACTATTTCAATCATGTAcataatcaaaaaaaatgtaagacaataaaaaataatggtaGACATTCTTTAGTCTGTATATATTGGCATTAAGAATACCTTTTTTAGCTTTCTACATATTTCACCGACCgtcgaaaaaaaaacagaaaaaattttggcGATGACTTTGACGAAAGAGTTCAGAATCTCAATGAAGTTTTAAGTTTTCAAAGTACCAAATAAACCTTTGGCTATTATAAATAAAGGAGTCAGTGTAGAATAAAATTTCAAGCATTTTCTGCTATAATGAAGGCCAAACCACTTAGTCAGGATCCAGGCTCCAAACGTTACGCTTACCGTATAAATAAGGAAGAAAATCGTAAAGAGTTGAAGCATGTTAAGATAGATGAAAGTACTTTGGTGCAAGAAGGCCAAAAGATTGATTTGCCTAAGAAGAGATACTACCGTCAAAGAGCGCATTCCAACCCATTTTCAGACCACCAATTAGAGTACCCAGTATCTCCACAGGATATGGATTGGTCTAAATTGTATCCTTACTACAAAAATGCAGAAAACGGCGacatgataaaaaaagtgacAATAGCTGATATTGGTTGTGGATTCGGTGGGTTGATGATAGATTTGTCACCAGCCTTCCCTGACGATCTAATCCTAGGGATGGAAATTCGTGTGCAAGTTACGAATTATGTGGAGGATAGAATTATTGCTTTAAGAAACAATACAGCATCAAGGCAtggatttcaaaatatcaatgTCTTGAGAGGTAACGCTATGAAATTTTTACCTAATTTTTTCGGTAAAGGACAGCTTTCTAAAATGTTCTTCTGCTTCCCAGATCCTCACTTCAAACAGAGAAAACATAAGGCAAGAATTATTACTAATACTTTACTGAGTGAATACGCATACGTTTTAAAAGAAGGCGGTATTGTATATACCATTACCGATGTCAAAGATCTGCATGAGTGGATGGTAAAACATTTGGAAGAACATCCTTTGTTCAAACGGTTGAGCAAAGAATGGGAAGAAAACGATAAATGTGTAGAAATAATGAGAAATGCCACAGAGGAAGGTAAAAAAgtggaaaggaaaaaggGTGACAAGTTCGTTGCTTGTTTTATAAGATTACCAACGCCAACCATATTGTAATATAGATATCGAATacttattttctttcttttgtacAATTAATCAGAACTATTCTTTCATACACACATAActattttttatgttcaaTTCTCAAAACCTCGTCTCTAATTAAACTCTATTTAGATTTTTCTCATTCTCCCTTTCATTGTTTAATAACCGTTCTTTCAGTTTACAACTCCATTTATATCCCGTTAACTTCTTATTGTTGCCAATGATTCTATGACATGGTACCAACAGCGCCAGGTTGTTCGAACCACACGCTCTTCCAACAGACCTTGCAGCAGTTGGTTTTCCTATTCTTCTCGCAATATCTCCATACGTGACGACATGGCCATGCTCtactttcaaaagttcattCCAAACTTTACGTTGAAATTCTGTTCCAAACAGAAATTCAAAGGGAATAGCACCCGATGGTAACggcattttcttttctagaTATATCCTGTAGTTTTCGATTGATTTTTTATACTTTTCCGTGTCTTTTAACTCTCGCAACTTATACTTCATATCCTGTTTTTCGTATCTCTTCAGAAAAGCCTCTACTTTATCCAAAAGAAGTTGTTTATCATTACCTAACGAAGCAATAACAAGGCTCCGAGTTCTCTTCCTAAACACTAGGAGCACTCCAGTAACCACAGTATCAATATAAGCGTAGTAAAATTGTTCCTCCATTACTGAATTCGTTTGGTCAAATATTGTAACTTTCGATTATTTCAGAATCTATatcatttcatttttgtaGATTTCCACCGGTTTTGAATAATCTAGGAAGAACAAGCAGGACCAAATAGCGCCGtaccatttttctttatataaaCATCACCattatgtatatattgAACAAAAGCTAAACACTTCTACTTGCAATGAAGCAAAT
The Saccharomyces mikatae IFO 1815 strain IFO1815 genome assembly, chromosome: 4 genome window above contains:
- the TRM8 gene encoding tRNA (guanine46-N7)-methyltransferase (similar to Saccharomyces cerevisiae TRM8 (YDL201W); ancestral locus Anc_8.448), giving the protein MKAKPLSQDPGSKRYAYRINKEENRKELKHVKIDESTLVQEGQKIDLPKKRYYRQRAHSNPFSDHQLEYPVSPQDMDWSKLYPYYKNAENGDMIKKVTIADIGCGFGGLMIDLSPAFPDDLILGMEIRVQVTNYVEDRIIALRNNTASRHGFQNINVLRGNAMKFLPNFFGKGQLSKMFFCFPDPHFKQRKHKARIITNTLLSEYAYVLKEGGIVYTITDVKDLHEWMVKHLEEHPLFKRLSKEWEENDKCVEIMRNATEEGKKVERKKGDKFVACFIRLPTPTIL
- the MGT1 gene encoding methylated-DNA--protein-cysteine methyltransferase (similar to Saccharomyces cerevisiae MGT1 (YDL200C); ancestral locus Anc_8.447) → MEEQFYYAYIDTVVTGVLLVFRKRTRSLVIASLGNDKQLLLDKVEAFLKRYEKQDMKYKLRELKDTEKYKKSIENYRIYLEKKMPLPSGAIPFEFLFGTEFQRKVWNELLKVEHGHVVTYGDIARRIGKPTAARSVGRACGSNNLALLVPCHRIIGNNKKLTGYKWSCKLKERLLNNERENEKNLNRV
- the MRPL11 gene encoding mitochondrial 54S ribosomal protein uL10m (similar to Saccharomyces cerevisiae MRPL11 (YDL202W); ancestral locus Anc_8.449), giving the protein MFRLGFMPKWVPKNELFGLTNAIRGGHKRFYALASEELSRKTVKPVDSRKTFLIDTYKHLMENSSMVLFVHYNNLSKTEDHHFRFKIKQTGGKLTKVRNNLFEVYLKNSHLPDPCGFVRRKEQNWKHPLLPLLKGPTATITYEDANPQQVAKLLKMLKLAQDKLLVIGAKVENQVLNAEKLNIFKTLPTKPEMQSQLVSVLQMLSGLGLVRTLESGSNALYLTLKSHQDNQNPKENVESDAAPKSKDSE